TCGCACGGATGGGAAGAGAAAATGGGACGCAAAGGTGACCGCCGCAAAAAGCAGGATCAGGATCAAAAGCCAAAGGGGAAGTTCTACTACTGTCGTCATTGCGTCGACATTGACAGCCTTGCGTCACACCCTCAATGCAAAATCACCTGCGAAAATGGGCTTTCCAGAGGCGACTGGCATGAATCACTCACTGTCCCCACATGCAGGACAAAGCCATCTGTAATGCCGCAACGCAGCGAATTGACAGCGTCATATAATTCCGGATAAATTGCCGCTGTTGTAACAAAATTACGCAATTTGATTCACGAGGCCGCCTATGTCGCAGACGCAGAAAGATCGTCCCTGGTTGATCCGAACCTACGCGGGTCATTCCACGGCCAAGGCCTCAAACGCGCTTTATCGTGGCAACCTCGCCAAAGGTCAGACCGGCCTGTCAGTGGCCTTCGATCTGCCGACGCAAACTGGCTATGACAGCGACCATGTTCTTGCGCGTGGGGAAGTGGGCAAGGTGGGCGTGCCCGTCTGCCATCTGGGCGACATGCGCACGCTCTTTGAAGACATCCCGCTTGAGCAGATGAACACCTCCATGACCATCAACGCCACAGCACCCTGGCTTCTGGCGCTCTACGTGGCCGTGGCCGAGGAACAAGGTGCTGATGTCTCGAAACTACAAGGCACCGTACAAAATGATCTGATCAAAGAGTATCTGTCCCGCGGCACATATATTTGCCCGCCAAAACCCTCGCTCAAAATGATCGGGGATGTGGCCGAGTACTGCTACACAAACATCCCGAAATGGAACCCGATGAACGTGTGTTCCTACCATCTGCAAGAGGCAGGCGCGACACCGGAACAAGAGCTGGCTTTTGCGCTGGCCACCGCGCAGGCTGTGCTGGATGAGTTGAAACCACGCGTCCCGGCCGAAGATTTCCCGGCACTGGCAGGACGCATTTCGTTTTTTGTGAACGCAGGAATCCGCTTTGTCACAGAGATGTGCAAGATGCGCGCCTTCGTCGACCTTTGGGACGAAATTCTTGAAACACGCTACGGCGTTGACAACCCAAAATTCCGCCGCTTCCGTTATGGGGTTCAGGTCAACTCGCTTGGCCTGACCGAGCAGCAGCCAGAAAACAACGTTTATCGCATCCTGATTGAGATGCTAGCCGTGACACTCTCCAAGAAGGCCCGTGCGCGCGCCGTACAGCTTCCTGCCTGGAACGAAGCCCTAGGCCTGCCACGCCCCTGGGATCAGCAATGGTCGATGCGCATGCAACAGATCCTGGCCTATGAAACCGATCTTCTGGAATTTGACGACCTGTTCGACGGCAACCCTGCTGTGGATCGAAAGGTGGAAGAACTAAAGA
This DNA window, taken from Roseovarius sp. S88, encodes the following:
- a CDS encoding protein meaA; translation: MSQTQKDRPWLIRTYAGHSTAKASNALYRGNLAKGQTGLSVAFDLPTQTGYDSDHVLARGEVGKVGVPVCHLGDMRTLFEDIPLEQMNTSMTINATAPWLLALYVAVAEEQGADVSKLQGTVQNDLIKEYLSRGTYICPPKPSLKMIGDVAEYCYTNIPKWNPMNVCSYHLQEAGATPEQELAFALATAQAVLDELKPRVPAEDFPALAGRISFFVNAGIRFVTEMCKMRAFVDLWDEILETRYGVDNPKFRRFRYGVQVNSLGLTEQQPENNVYRILIEMLAVTLSKKARARAVQLPAWNEALGLPRPWDQQWSMRMQQILAYETDLLEFDDLFDGNPAVDRKVEELKNGARHELETLGSMGGAIGAIEYMKSRLVDSNADRLGRIEAGETTVVGVNQWTTTEPSPLQTEDGGIMVVDPAVEAEQIARLNAWRSDRDANAVKEALAELREASQSGANVMPASIKAAKAGVTTGEWAEQMRQTHGQYRGPTGVSGSPSNKTEGLDDIRDAVNAVSDRLGRRLKFLMGKPGLDGHSNGAEQIAFRARDCGMDISYEGIRLTPEEIVAAAIEDQAHVVGLSILSGSHMPLVEDLLDRMRASGLGDVPLIVGGIIPDEDAQRLLEMGVARVYTPKDFELNTIMMDIVALAEPKSVAAE